GATGTGAAGACGATGTCGTATTCGACTCTGGCGCACCGGCTTTCATTGCGTCCGGAGTCGGAGCTCGAGGGCGTGGGTGTGTCGGCGATCCTCGCCTCGGCGATCAACTCGGTCGCCGTCCCCCGCTGACCCGATGGCGATCACCGGGCGCACGGTCGGCCTCGTCCTGCTGGGCGTGGTCGCTGTCCTGCTGTGGCCGTCCTTCGCCACGGTGGGTTGGTGGCTGCTCGCGGTCGCGCTGCTGGTCCTGCTCGACCTGCTGCTCGCCCGGGCGCGGGTCGATGTCTCCCGGACCGATCCGCCCCAGATCCGGTTGGGCGAATCCGGCACGTACGTCGTGACCGTGCGTAACGTCTCCGGCCGGCGGGCCCGTGGGTTGTTGCGCGAGGCATGGCAGCCCTCCGCGGGCGCCACCGGTGAGCGGCACACCTTCGACCTGCCGCCCGGCGAGGGTGACCGATTCACCGTGACCCTGACGCCGACGCGCCGTGGTGATCGTCGAGCAGACCACTGCGCCAGTCGGATTCGCGGTCCACTGGGGCTGGCCGCCCGGCAACGATCCGTGCCGACCGGTCTGACCGTGCGCTGCCTGCCAGCCTTTCCGAGCCGCCGGGTACTGCCCAGCAAACTTCGCCAACTGCGCGAGATCGACGGCAACTCCGCGGTGCAGATCCGCGGCCAGGGTACCGAGTTCGACTCGCTGCGCGACTACGTCGACGGTGACGACGTGCGCAGCATCGACTGGCGGGCCACAGCCCGTCGCCAACACCCGGTCGTCCGCACGTGGCGGCCCGAACGCGATCGACGCGTCGTAGTCCTGGTGGACACCTCGCGCACCAGCGCGTCGCGCGTGCTCGACACCCCTCGCCTGGACCACAGCATGGACGCCGCGCTCCTACTGACCGCGTTGGCGTCTCGGGCCGGCGACCGCATCTCGATCGCCATGGGCGACCAGCAGGTCCGGGCCCGGATCACCGGCGTCACCGACCGCGCCGCGCTGATGCACGAGACCGTGACGACGATGGCCGGGATCGAACCCGCTCTGGTCGAGGCGAATTGGAGCCGTCTGGCGGGTGCGGTCCAGCAGTTGTCGCGCACCCGGGCACTCGTCGTACTGCTGACTGCGCTCGAACCGGCGGTCGTGCGCGAGAGCCTGCTACCTGTCCTCCCGGTGCTGACCGCGCACCACCGGGTGATCGTTGCGTCGGTGAGCGACCCGGCGGTGGCGGCGATGGCCGACGAACGTGGCGACGCCAAGGCGGTGTACGACGCGGCGGCCGCCGAGCGCACCCGGCAGTTGCGCCGGGCGACGGCCGAGTCCCTGCAGCGAGCCGGCGCCACCGTGCTGGATGAGCCACCCGGCGTCCTGCCGGTGGCGTTGGTCGATCACTACCTACAGCTCAAACGGGCTGGCCTGTGGTGAGTTCCCAGGAGCGCATGTCCCAGCCCAGGTCCTGCCGCGTGCGGATCGTGAATCCAGCACGGGTGATGAGGGATTCGACCTCCTCAGCCGAGCGCAGCCCGGAACCGTAGGCCGCCAGCAACTGCAGGTCGAGTTCGGCGTCATGGTCGTGCACCTGCTCATCGGTGTCTCGCAACCGCTCGGCGACGATCGCGGCGGCGCCGACCGAGTGGCACTGTTCCGCCAACTCGGCGAGCGCTGACAGCGCCTGCTCGTCGGTGAACTGCTCGAGCCACCAGCACGCCACGACGACCGCGCCGGGCGTCGGGCGACCACTGGTGCTGACCGGCAGCGCGGGGACGTCGCTGTGCAGCTGCGCCGCGACCGCCTGGGCGGCGGATCCGAGGACGGTGGCCGCCGGATAGTCCCAGTCGTGATGCTGCACCAGCGACGGCGCCGCCCACGCCGCGTCCTGGGTGAGCAGGTCCTGGGGCACCTCGGGACGGGGGCCGTGCTGACCATGCAGCGCGGCAGTCACGGATGCCACTGACAGATCGAGGTACTGCGCCCGCGGGTCGGCCACCTCGGCGTACTCCTCGGTCAGCACCTGACCCACGGGACCCAGCGACAGCACTCCCCCGGCGTTGACAGCAGGGTCCGCCCCGTCGGCGGCGAGGACCTCCTCGGCGACCAGGGCCCGCGCGAGCGCTCGCACGGCCGTCTCGTTCAGGCCCAGGTCCGCAGCGAGGGTGGCCGGGTCGGCCGGCGCCTTCTCCAGGCGCCCGATCAGGCCCTCGCGGATCGCAACCCGCAGTGCGATCTGCGGCGTCAGCGACAACAACCGCACCAGCCGAGCCGTCTCGGGGCTCTCCTCAGTCCGACGCCAGTAGCCACTGACTTCCAGGCAGTCGGCCGGCACGCCACGCTCCTTGAGGTACCGGCGGATCGGCTTGAGGCTGATCGCTTCTCCGGCGAACCAGCAGTAGACCGATCCCTCCCGCCACGGCATCGCAGTGACGGCATCTGCCAGCGCGGTGCTGTGGCCCGCGGCGACGCCCCGACGGTGCAGCCACGTGAGCGTCACCCCGTCCGGCACCGGCAGATCCTGCTCCTCGGCCGCGTCGGCGACCTCCACGAAGACCTGGCCACCGACACCGGCCGGCCACTCGTGCAGCAGCCGGCCGATCGCCGGCAGAGCCGTTTCGTCGCCACCCACCAGCAACCAATCGATCCCGGTTGGCAGCAGCGCGGAGTTCTTCGGGCCGGCGACGTGCACCAGGTCCCCGACCTTCGCGTTCAGCGACCACGCCGAGGCCAGGCCGCCATCGTGTTTCACGAAGTCCAGAGTCAGACGACCGGTGTCCGGATCCCATTCGCGGGGCGTGTAATCCTTGGCTGCCGACGCCATCGACCAGTCCAGGTGTCCTTCGACCTGACGCGGGGGTACGGCGTGCGGCTGGCCGGCGTCGGGCACGATGACCTTGAGGTGGTCATCGAATCCCTCGTTGCGCAACGCGGGTACCGCAATGCCCTCCTGTGTCGTGAACGCACCCAGTTGGTCACCACCGATCACGATGCGGCGCATGCGGGGTGTGACGTCGCTGACTTCCAGAACGCGCAACTCGCGCACGTTGATCGGATAGGTCTTCCATTCCCGACGGGTTCGCGGCATAAGGATTACCTTACCTAGCCCGCGACGGGTGCCTCCGCACTGAGGTCCTCGGCGGTGAGGTCGGCGCTTTCTCCAGCATGATCAGCGCGCCGACCGAGCGTGAAGACGTAGGCCAGGAAGGCGACCTCGGCGATCAGCCCGATCCCGACACGCGCCCAGGTCGGCAGACCACTGGGGGTGACGAACGCTTCGATCACTCCGGACACGCCGAGCACGATCACCAGGCCGAGGACAACGACCATCATGCTGCGGGCGGTCTGACCCAGCGAAGCCGAGCGCGATTGCCCACCGGGCGCAACCCACGACCAGAAAATCCGCAGCCCGGCACCAGCAGCGACGAAGACAGCGGTGAGTTCGAGCAAGCCGTGCGGCAGGATCAGCCCGAAGAAGACGTTGGCCTTACCGTTGGCGATCATCAATCCGGCCATGACACCGAGGTTCACCGTGTTCTGCCACAGCATGAGAATCACTGGGAAGCCCAGGATGCCGCCGCCGATGCACGCTGCAGCCACCCACACGTTGTTGGTCCAGACCCGGAAGGCGAAGTCGCGGGCGGCGTACTGGCTGTAATAGTCGGCGAAGTCGTGATCGACCAGTTGCTTGATCTCCTCCGGCGTCGCGATCTGAGCGCTGACGGCCGGGTCGCGGATGATCCAGATCGCGATGACCGCGGCTGCCGCGAAGCTGAGCGCCATGATGCCCAGCCACCACCAGCGCAGGCGATAGAGAACCAGCGGCAGGCTGACCACGAAGAACCGCGCGAAGTCCGACCAACTGGACGTTCGTGCCCCCAGCGCGCGGGTCCGGGCCCGGGTGAGCAACGTTGACAGGTACTGCACGACGGAAGGGTCGGGAGCGCTGGTGCGGATGACAGACAGGTGGCTGCCGACCCGCTGGTAGAGATCGAGCAACTCATCGGCCTCCGCGCCCGACAGCCGCCGGCGCTTGACCAGTTCGCCCAGACGCGTCCACTCGGCGTGGTGCGCCGCAACGTAGGCGTCCAGATCCATGCGCGTAACGGTAGCGTTCCGGTCATGGAGCAGGGGCTACGCGGCGCGGACGCGGGATCGCTGGTCAGCGGCGACGCAGTCCGGTTGGACATCCCGCCGGCCGGGCTCCCCGGTCGGGTTGTGGCCCGCCTGCTTGATCAAGTGATCTACTTCGCGATCCTCTTGGCGTTGCTGTTCGGTCTCGGCCGGATCGTCGGCGGCCTGGACGCCAACGCCGCGACGGTGCTGCTGCTGATGTACGCCTCGGTCGTGCTCTTCATCCCAGTCGGGATCGAGGTCGCCACGCACGGACGTTCGCTCGGCAAACTGTTGTTCAAACTTCGGGTGGTCCGCGACGACGGCGGCCCGATCACCTTCCGGCATTCGCTCGTGCGCGGGCTGGTGGCACTGATCGAGATCTTCTCCTTCTGGGGGCTGCCCGCACTGATCTCCGCCGCGCTGTCGACCCGCGGAAAGCGCCTGGGAGACATGGCTGCTGGGACGTACGTCGTGCGCGAAGAAACGTCGATCAAGCTCACCCCACCGCCGTTGGAGCCGGTCGCACTACAACCGTGGGCCAGCGGTACCGACATCCGGCCGCTGCCCGATGGGCTGGCATTGGCGATCCGCCAGTTCCTGCTGCGCGCCCACACCTTGCTGCCCGCAGCGCGCGCCTCGACCGCCGCCAATCTGATCGCCCAGGTGCAGCCCTACGTCGCACCGCCGCCACCGGCCGGTGCACCGGACGAGGCGGTGCTGGCAGCGATCCTGGCCGAGCGGCGCCGTCGTGATGAGCAGCGGTTGGCCCGGGAGGACGCCGTACGTTCTCGGCTCAGCGGTACCCAGGTTTGATGACGTCCTCGATCAACCGCAGACGCTGATCGAAGGGCAGGAAGGCCGACTTCATCGCGTTCAACGTCACCCACAGCAGGTCGGTCTTGCTCCAGCCCGCCTCGTCGACGAGCAGTTGCATCTCCTTGCTCATGGAGGTGTTGCTCATCAACCGGTTGTCGGTGTTCAACGTCACCCGGAACGTGAGGTCCTTCAGGAAGGTAATCGGGTGCGCTGCAATGGATTCGGCCGCGCCGGTCTGCACGTTGGAGGACGGGCACATCTCCAACGGGATCCGCCGGTCGCGCACGAACGCCGCCAACCGGCCCAGGTGTGGTCGACCATCGACATCCTGCTGGATGTCATCCACGATCCGCACCCCGTGACCGAGCCGCTCGGCCCCGCACCACTGGATCGCCTCCCAGATGCTGGGCAGCCCGAACGCCTCCCCGGCGTGGATCGTGAAGTGTGCGTTCTCGCGGCGCAGGTATTCGAACGCATCCAGGTGCCGCGTGGGTGGGTAGCCCGCCTCCGCGCCCGCGATGTCGAAACCACCGACGCCGTCATCGCGGTAGCGCACGGCCAGTTCGGCGATCTCCCGGCTCTTGGCCGCGTGCCGCATCGCCGTCAGCAGCGCGCGTACGACGATCGGCCGGCCCGCCACTGCAGCGTCCCGTTCACCGTCGCGGAAGCCGGCGTTGACCGCTTCGACGACCTCTTCCAGGCTCAGTCCCTGCTCGAGGTGTTGCTCGGGGGCATACCGGACCTCGGCGTAGACGACGCCATCATCGGACAGGTCACGGACACATTCGTAGGCCACCCGATGCAGGGCGTCGGCGGTCTGCATGACGCCGACGGTGTGCGCAAACGTCTCCAGATAGCGCACCAGCGACCCGGAATCGGCTGCGGCACGGAACCATTCGCCCAGTGCTACCGGATCGTCGGCGGGCAGTTCGGTGTAGCCGGTCTCCCGCGCCAGTTCCAGCACAGTAGCCGGCCGGACACCGCCGTCGAGATGGTCGTGCAGCAGGACTTTCGGCAGTGGGGCGGTGTCAAGCGTCACGGTTCACCGTTTCCGGAGTGAAGGCCGGCAGGCAGACGGCGATGTACGACGCACCGTCCGGACCGCAGGAGTATCGGATGCGCTCTCCTGCCGCAGTTTTCACCGACTGTCCCGCCCCGACGGCCAGTTGTCCGCCGTCGTGGTCGATCAGCACTGTGCCCGACAGGACGATCGTGAATTCGTCGAACTCCGGGGTCTGGAACGGTTCGCTCCAGCCGGCGGGGGCGGTCATGTGCGCCACGGAGACGCGGCTCTCGGCGTTGCTGGCCGCACCGATGTGTTCTTCGATGACCTTGCCGCCTGGCGCCGGGATGCGGACGGGCGAGGGGTACAACTCAGGCATAACGCTCCAGGATCAGGGGTGGTGGTGTGAAAGCAGAGTCTGCGGAGATGTCGAAGGATCCGTCCAACGCTTCCAATGCCCTTGCGAATCGGTCGGGTTCGTCCGTGTACAAGGTCAGGAGC
The window above is part of the Branchiibius hedensis genome. Proteins encoded here:
- a CDS encoding adenosine deaminase, producing MTLDTAPLPKVLLHDHLDGGVRPATVLELARETGYTELPADDPVALGEWFRAAADSGSLVRYLETFAHTVGVMQTADALHRVAYECVRDLSDDGVVYAEVRYAPEQHLEQGLSLEEVVEAVNAGFRDGERDAAVAGRPIVVRALLTAMRHAAKSREIAELAVRYRDDGVGGFDIAGAEAGYPPTRHLDAFEYLRRENAHFTIHAGEAFGLPSIWEAIQWCGAERLGHGVRIVDDIQQDVDGRPHLGRLAAFVRDRRIPLEMCPSSNVQTGAAESIAAHPITFLKDLTFRVTLNTDNRLMSNTSMSKEMQLLVDEAGWSKTDLLWVTLNAMKSAFLPFDQRLRLIEDVIKPGYR
- a CDS encoding RDD family protein, with the translated sequence MEQGLRGADAGSLVSGDAVRLDIPPAGLPGRVVARLLDQVIYFAILLALLFGLGRIVGGLDANAATVLLLMYASVVLFIPVGIEVATHGRSLGKLLFKLRVVRDDGGPITFRHSLVRGLVALIEIFSFWGLPALISAALSTRGKRLGDMAAGTYVVREETSIKLTPPPLEPVALQPWASGTDIRPLPDGLALAIRQFLLRAHTLLPAARASTAANLIAQVQPYVAPPPPAGAPDEAVLAAILAERRRRDEQRLAREDAVRSRLSGTQV
- a CDS encoding DUF58 domain-containing protein translates to MAITGRTVGLVLLGVVAVLLWPSFATVGWWLLAVALLVLLDLLLARARVDVSRTDPPQIRLGESGTYVVTVRNVSGRRARGLLREAWQPSAGATGERHTFDLPPGEGDRFTVTLTPTRRGDRRADHCASRIRGPLGLAARQRSVPTGLTVRCLPAFPSRRVLPSKLRQLREIDGNSAVQIRGQGTEFDSLRDYVDGDDVRSIDWRATARRQHPVVRTWRPERDRRVVVLVDTSRTSASRVLDTPRLDHSMDAALLLTALASRAGDRISIAMGDQQVRARITGVTDRAALMHETVTTMAGIEPALVEANWSRLAGAVQQLSRTRALVVLLTALEPAVVRESLLPVLPVLTAHHRVIVASVSDPAVAAMADERGDAKAVYDAAAAERTRQLRRATAESLQRAGATVLDEPPGVLPVALVDHYLQLKRAGLW
- a CDS encoding stage II sporulation protein M, whose amino-acid sequence is MDLDAYVAAHHAEWTRLGELVKRRRLSGAEADELLDLYQRVGSHLSVIRTSAPDPSVVQYLSTLLTRARTRALGARTSSWSDFARFFVVSLPLVLYRLRWWWLGIMALSFAAAAVIAIWIIRDPAVSAQIATPEEIKQLVDHDFADYYSQYAARDFAFRVWTNNVWVAAACIGGGILGFPVILMLWQNTVNLGVMAGLMIANGKANVFFGLILPHGLLELTAVFVAAGAGLRIFWSWVAPGGQSRSASLGQTARSMMVVVLGLVIVLGVSGVIEAFVTPSGLPTWARVGIGLIAEVAFLAYVFTLGRRADHAGESADLTAEDLSAEAPVAG
- a CDS encoding siderophore-interacting protein; amino-acid sequence: MPRTRREWKTYPINVRELRVLEVSDVTPRMRRIVIGGDQLGAFTTQEGIAVPALRNEGFDDHLKVIVPDAGQPHAVPPRQVEGHLDWSMASAAKDYTPREWDPDTGRLTLDFVKHDGGLASAWSLNAKVGDLVHVAGPKNSALLPTGIDWLLVGGDETALPAIGRLLHEWPAGVGGQVFVEVADAAEEQDLPVPDGVTLTWLHRRGVAAGHSTALADAVTAMPWREGSVYCWFAGEAISLKPIRRYLKERGVPADCLEVSGYWRRTEESPETARLVRLLSLTPQIALRVAIREGLIGRLEKAPADPATLAADLGLNETAVRALARALVAEEVLAADGADPAVNAGGVLSLGPVGQVLTEEYAEVADPRAQYLDLSVASVTAALHGQHGPRPEVPQDLLTQDAAWAAPSLVQHHDWDYPAATVLGSAAQAVAAQLHSDVPALPVSTSGRPTPGAVVVACWWLEQFTDEQALSALAELAEQCHSVGAAAIVAERLRDTDEQVHDHDAELDLQLLAAYGSGLRSAEEVESLITRAGFTIRTRQDLGWDMRSWELTTGQPV
- a CDS encoding cupin domain-containing protein, yielding MPELYPSPVRIPAPGGKVIEEHIGAASNAESRVSVAHMTAPAGWSEPFQTPEFDEFTIVLSGTVLIDHDGGQLAVGAGQSVKTAAGERIRYSCGPDGASYIAVCLPAFTPETVNRDA